From Actinoplanes oblitus, a single genomic window includes:
- a CDS encoding helix-turn-helix transcriptional regulator has translation MADVITIAGSLGDYLRTRRALLSPADAGLPPTGRRRVPGLRREEVAELVGLSTDYYVRLEQGRADRPSDEVLDALSRALRLDTAERAHLYDLARPSRRAVVAGRETLRPAVRQLVEAMPGTPALIMNDRNDVLAWNRLAAVLIADFANLAPAERNMARRIFLDPAARDVHPDWADAARTTVGILRMAAGRRPRDPELVRLIGELALDSAAFRTLWASHHVHEKTHGIKRFRHPAIGDVTLRYETLRIPGPERHLLVAYAAESGSPAEDALDFLASYTG, from the coding sequence ATGGCTGACGTGATCACCATCGCCGGTAGCCTCGGTGACTATCTCCGGACCCGGCGAGCACTGCTGTCGCCCGCCGACGCGGGACTGCCGCCGACCGGTCGCCGGCGAGTGCCCGGCCTGCGCCGCGAGGAGGTGGCGGAACTGGTCGGTCTCAGCACGGACTATTACGTACGCCTCGAGCAGGGGCGCGCGGACCGTCCCTCCGACGAGGTGCTCGACGCCCTCAGCCGGGCGCTGCGGCTCGACACCGCCGAGCGTGCCCACCTCTATGACCTGGCTCGTCCCTCCCGCCGCGCGGTGGTCGCCGGCCGGGAGACGCTGCGCCCCGCGGTGCGGCAGCTCGTCGAGGCGATGCCCGGCACGCCGGCCCTGATCATGAACGATCGCAACGACGTCCTGGCCTGGAACCGGTTGGCGGCAGTGTTGATCGCGGACTTCGCCAACCTGGCGCCGGCCGAGCGGAACATGGCCCGCCGGATCTTCCTGGACCCGGCCGCCCGCGACGTCCATCCCGACTGGGCGGACGCGGCCCGGACCACCGTCGGCATTCTGCGGATGGCCGCTGGCCGGCGACCGCGCGACCCGGAACTGGTGCGTCTGATCGGCGAGCTCGCCCTCGACAGTGCCGCCTTCCGTACGCTGTGGGCCAGTCATCACGTGCACGAGAAGACCCATGGGATCAAGCGGTTCCGGCACCCGGCCATCGGTGACGTGACGTTGCGCTACGAGACGTTGCGGATTCCCGGACCCGAGCGGCATCTCCTGGTCGCCTACGCGGCCGAGTCCGGGAGCCCGGCCGAAGACGCGCTGGACTTCCTCGCCAGCTACACCGGGTGA
- a CDS encoding TIGR03619 family F420-dependent LLM class oxidoreductase, whose protein sequence is MKFSLGIALSPLDQLIDLARTAEECGFASIALPDSLFYSEQVSAKYPYTSDGSRFWTAETPWSDPLVTAAALGAATTRIRFYTQVLKLGPRNPVLLARQVGSVAHLTGNRFGLGVGLGWSPEESRWCGAPFEDRGARGDEAIEVLRLILGGGMVEYHGKHFDFGRLQMSPAPTSPVPIYVGGHADVALRRAARVGDGWSSAMMRFDELRATIDRLTRLRAEYGRADQPFEIQAVCVDRFGVDGFRQQAEAGVTDAIVVPWRFYGTGFDGDLNAKRDGLRRFADEVMSKVN, encoded by the coding sequence ATGAAGTTCAGCCTCGGCATCGCGCTCAGCCCGCTCGACCAACTCATCGACCTGGCGCGGACCGCCGAGGAGTGCGGTTTCGCGTCGATCGCCCTGCCCGACTCGCTGTTCTACTCCGAGCAGGTCAGCGCGAAATATCCGTACACCTCGGACGGGAGCCGGTTCTGGACGGCCGAGACGCCCTGGTCGGACCCGCTCGTGACGGCCGCGGCACTGGGCGCGGCCACCACCCGCATCCGGTTCTACACGCAGGTGCTCAAGCTCGGCCCGCGCAACCCGGTGCTGCTGGCCCGGCAGGTCGGCTCGGTGGCCCACCTGACCGGCAACCGCTTCGGGCTGGGCGTCGGGCTCGGCTGGTCACCGGAGGAGTCCCGGTGGTGCGGCGCGCCGTTCGAGGACCGGGGCGCGCGCGGCGACGAGGCGATCGAGGTGCTGCGGCTGATCCTCGGCGGCGGCATGGTCGAGTACCACGGCAAGCACTTCGACTTCGGCCGGCTGCAGATGAGCCCGGCGCCGACGTCGCCGGTCCCGATCTACGTCGGCGGGCACGCCGACGTGGCGCTGCGCCGCGCGGCCCGGGTGGGCGACGGCTGGTCGTCGGCGATGATGCGCTTCGACGAGCTGCGCGCCACCATCGACCGCCTGACCCGGCTGCGCGCCGAGTACGGCCGCGCCGACCAGCCGTTCGAGATCCAGGCGGTGTGCGTCGACCGCTTCGGCGTCGACGGTTTCCGTCAGCAGGCGGAGGCCGGCGTGACCGACGCCATCGTGGTGCCATGGCGCTTCTACGGCACCGGCTTCGACGGCGACCTGAACGCCAAACGCGACGGCCTCCGCCGCTTCGCCGACGAGGTGATGTCCAAGGTCAACTGA
- a CDS encoding acyl-CoA dehydrogenase family protein → MDFTLTDEARDLAALTRDLAASGRRLWPALADAGVLAAALPERAGGEGYGLIEQCAILIELGRAAADVPYLSSIVGAASAIARFGTEEQVATLAVPAGQGRLVLTAAQAPDGPDATAWLAAHTTVGACAAQLGVVERALEMTAEYARSRVQFGRPIGSFQAVTQRLADAYLDVEGLRLALWQAACRPGRAEVATAGFWAAEAGHRVLHTAVHVHGGVGLDLDYPLHRYFLAAKHHEFLLGGATRQLLDLAGTFPTELEHVTVQG, encoded by the coding sequence ATGGACTTCACACTCACCGACGAGGCACGTGACCTCGCCGCGCTCACCCGCGACCTGGCCGCCTCCGGCCGCCGGCTGTGGCCGGCGCTCGCCGACGCCGGCGTGCTCGCCGCCGCGCTGCCCGAGCGCGCCGGCGGCGAGGGCTACGGCCTGATCGAGCAGTGCGCGATCCTGATCGAGCTGGGCCGCGCCGCCGCCGACGTGCCGTACCTGTCGTCGATCGTCGGCGCGGCGTCGGCCATCGCCCGGTTCGGCACCGAAGAGCAGGTCGCCACCCTGGCCGTCCCGGCCGGGCAGGGCAGGCTCGTGCTGACCGCGGCACAGGCTCCCGACGGCCCGGACGCCACCGCCTGGCTCGCCGCGCACACCACTGTCGGGGCCTGCGCGGCCCAGCTCGGCGTGGTGGAGCGCGCCCTGGAGATGACCGCCGAGTACGCCCGTTCCCGCGTGCAGTTCGGCCGCCCGATCGGCTCGTTCCAGGCGGTCACCCAACGCCTCGCCGACGCGTACCTCGATGTCGAGGGGTTGCGCCTGGCCCTGTGGCAGGCGGCCTGCCGGCCGGGCCGGGCCGAGGTCGCCACCGCCGGATTCTGGGCGGCCGAGGCGGGCCACCGGGTGCTGCACACCGCGGTCCACGTGCACGGCGGCGTGGGACTCGACCTGGATTACCCGCTGCACCGGTACTTCCTGGCCGCCAAGCACCACGAGTTCCTGCTCGGCGGGGCGACCCGGCAACTCCTCGACCTGGCCGGCACCTTCCCGACAGAATTAGAACACGTTACAGTTCAGGGATGA
- a CDS encoding acyl-CoA dehydrogenase family protein, translating into MHVGYTPEQEKLRQELRAYFAGLMTPELRAALIDDEGEYGDGEAYRAVVRRLGRDGWLALGWPVEHGGGGRSRMDQLIFADEAAMAGVPVPFLTIYTVGPTIARHGSDRQRAELLPRIAAGEAHFSIGYSEPEAGTDLAALRTRAVRDGDDYVINGQKMWTSLIRYADYVWLACRTDPEAPRHRGLSILVVPTDAPGFSWTPVRTVAGPTTSATYYADVRVPVSARVGAENDGWRLITDQLNHERVALTSAAPLRRALDEVTAWAVGTGAIEREWVRLHLARVHAKTEVLKLLNWRVAAGGDGPPAAVRASAGKVYGTELAVEAYRLLMEVLGPAATIRAGSPGALLQGRIERMHRASLILTFGGGANEVQRDIIAAGALGLPVRR; encoded by the coding sequence ATGCACGTGGGATACACACCGGAGCAGGAGAAGCTGCGCCAGGAGCTGCGGGCCTACTTCGCCGGCCTGATGACGCCGGAACTGCGCGCCGCGCTCATCGACGACGAGGGTGAGTACGGCGACGGCGAGGCGTACCGCGCCGTGGTGCGCCGGCTGGGCCGCGACGGCTGGCTGGCGCTGGGCTGGCCGGTCGAGCACGGCGGCGGCGGGCGCTCCCGGATGGACCAGTTGATCTTCGCCGACGAGGCGGCCATGGCCGGCGTGCCGGTGCCGTTCCTGACCATCTACACGGTCGGCCCCACCATCGCCCGGCACGGCTCCGACCGGCAGCGGGCCGAGCTGTTGCCGCGGATAGCGGCCGGCGAGGCGCACTTCTCGATCGGCTACTCGGAGCCGGAGGCCGGCACCGACCTGGCGGCGCTGCGCACCCGCGCGGTCCGCGACGGCGACGACTACGTGATCAACGGGCAGAAGATGTGGACCAGCCTGATCCGGTACGCCGATTACGTCTGGCTGGCCTGCCGCACCGACCCGGAGGCGCCCCGGCACCGGGGCCTGTCCATCCTGGTGGTGCCGACCGACGCGCCCGGCTTCTCCTGGACGCCGGTGCGCACCGTGGCCGGCCCGACCACCAGCGCCACCTACTACGCCGACGTCCGGGTGCCGGTCTCGGCGCGGGTCGGCGCGGAGAACGACGGCTGGCGGCTGATCACCGACCAGCTCAACCACGAGCGGGTCGCGCTCACCTCGGCCGCCCCGCTGCGCCGCGCGCTCGACGAGGTCACCGCGTGGGCCGTCGGGACCGGGGCGATCGAGCGGGAATGGGTGCGGCTGCACCTGGCCCGCGTGCACGCCAAGACCGAGGTCCTCAAACTGCTGAACTGGCGGGTGGCGGCCGGTGGCGACGGCCCGCCCGCCGCGGTGCGCGCCTCGGCCGGGAAGGTGTACGGCACCGAGCTGGCGGTGGAGGCGTACCGCCTGCTCATGGAGGTGCTCGGCCCGGCCGCCACGATCCGCGCCGGCTCGCCCGGCGCGCTGCTGCAGGGCCGGATCGAGCGGATGCACCGCGCCTCGCTGATCCTCACCTTCGGCGGCGGCGCCAACGAGGTGCAGCGCGACATCATCGCGGCCGGCGCGCTCGGCCTGCCGGTCAGGAGATAG
- a CDS encoding acetyl-CoA C-acetyltransferase has protein sequence MESAYLVSAARSPVGRRGGGLSGVHPADLAGQVIAALLDRAGVDPGAVDDVVLGCVDTLGPQSGDIARTSWLAAGLPEHVPGVTVDRQCGSGQQAVHFAAQAVMSGTADLVVAGGVQSMSRVPIGSAMAPGGPYAGSAGWAARYGDREVDQFRSADEIAVKWGLRRAELEEWALASHRRAVRAIGEGRFRAEIVTAGVDEGPRRDTSAERMAGLAPLRPGGVTTAATSSQLADGAAALLVASGRALRRHGLRPRAVVRHLSARGGDPVLMLTAPIEATAHALDRAGLRVADIDRFEVNEAFASVVLAWLRETGADPSRVNVNGGAIALGHPLGATGARLLTGLLHELERCGGRYGLLTMCEGGGQANVTVLERC, from the coding sequence GTGGAATCGGCTTACCTGGTGTCGGCGGCCCGCTCACCGGTCGGCCGGCGTGGTGGCGGCCTGTCCGGGGTGCACCCGGCCGACCTGGCGGGCCAGGTCATCGCGGCCCTGCTCGACCGGGCCGGCGTGGACCCGGGCGCCGTCGACGACGTGGTGCTGGGGTGCGTGGACACGCTCGGGCCGCAGTCCGGGGACATCGCGCGGACGAGTTGGCTGGCCGCGGGTCTGCCCGAGCACGTGCCCGGGGTGACGGTGGACCGGCAGTGCGGGTCCGGGCAGCAGGCGGTGCACTTCGCGGCGCAGGCGGTCATGAGCGGCACGGCGGACCTGGTGGTGGCCGGCGGGGTGCAGAGCATGAGCCGGGTGCCGATCGGCAGCGCTATGGCGCCCGGCGGGCCCTATGCCGGATCCGCCGGCTGGGCGGCCCGCTACGGCGACCGGGAGGTCGACCAGTTCCGCAGCGCCGACGAGATCGCGGTGAAGTGGGGTCTGCGGCGGGCCGAGCTGGAGGAGTGGGCGCTGGCCAGCCACCGGCGGGCGGTCCGGGCCATCGGCGAGGGCCGGTTCCGGGCGGAGATCGTGACGGCCGGCGTCGACGAGGGCCCGCGCCGGGACACGAGCGCCGAGCGGATGGCCGGGCTGGCCCCGCTGCGCCCCGGTGGGGTCACCACGGCCGCCACCTCCAGCCAGCTCGCCGACGGGGCCGCGGCCCTGCTGGTCGCGTCCGGCCGGGCGCTGCGCCGGCACGGCCTGCGGCCGCGGGCCGTCGTCCGGCACCTGTCCGCTCGCGGCGGCGACCCGGTGCTGATGCTGACCGCGCCGATCGAGGCGACCGCTCACGCGCTGGACCGGGCCGGCCTGCGGGTCGCCGACATCGACCGGTTCGAGGTGAACGAGGCGTTCGCCAGCGTGGTCCTCGCCTGGCTGCGGGAGACCGGTGCCGACCCGTCCCGGGTCAATGTGAACGGAGGTGCCATCGCTCTGGGGCATCCGCTCGGGGCGACCGGGGCCCGCCTGCTGACCGGCCTGCTGCACGAGCTGGAACGCTGCGGCGGTCGCTACGGTTTGCTGACCATGTGCGAGGGCGGCGGCCAGGCCAACGTCACCGTCCTCGAACGCTGTTGA
- a CDS encoding NAD(P)H-dependent flavin oxidoreductase, whose product MRTRLTELLGCPHPIVQTGMGYVAGAGLVAATSAAGGFGIVASATMTLDQLRATVDKIRARTDAPFGVNIRADAPDAPDKIDFLVRERIGLASFALAPNRDLLRRCADGGVLTMPSVGARRHAEKVADWGADAVLVQGGEGGGHTGPVPTTLLLPQVVDAVDIPVVAAGGFFDGRGLVAALAYGAAGIAMGTRFLLTSDSPVALEVKRRYLAADVTGTVVTTRIDGVPHRVLRTPFVDSLERSGRLATLIRSVRNAAAFRRESGMSWPDLLRAGRTQSLLAANTPAMLRASMVEGRLSAGVMSAGQVTGLIDDLPSCADLIDRVMAEADARLAALNSVRGR is encoded by the coding sequence ATGAGGACCCGACTCACCGAGCTGCTCGGCTGTCCGCATCCGATCGTGCAGACAGGCATGGGCTACGTGGCCGGCGCCGGCCTGGTCGCGGCCACCTCGGCGGCCGGCGGCTTCGGCATCGTCGCCTCCGCCACGATGACCCTGGACCAGCTCCGGGCCACCGTGGACAAGATCCGCGCCCGCACCGACGCCCCGTTCGGCGTCAACATCCGCGCCGACGCCCCCGACGCCCCCGACAAGATCGATTTTTTGGTACGCGAGCGGATCGGTCTCGCCTCGTTCGCCCTGGCCCCGAACCGCGACCTGCTCCGCCGCTGCGCCGACGGCGGCGTGCTCACCATGCCGTCGGTGGGTGCTCGCCGGCACGCGGAGAAGGTGGCCGACTGGGGTGCCGACGCCGTCCTGGTGCAGGGCGGGGAAGGCGGTGGGCACACCGGCCCGGTCCCGACGACGCTGCTGTTGCCGCAGGTCGTGGACGCGGTGGACATCCCGGTGGTGGCGGCGGGCGGCTTCTTCGACGGGCGGGGGCTGGTGGCGGCGCTCGCCTACGGCGCGGCCGGGATCGCGATGGGCACCCGGTTCCTGCTCACCTCGGACAGCCCGGTCGCCCTCGAGGTGAAGCGGCGGTACCTGGCCGCCGACGTGACCGGCACGGTGGTCACCACCCGGATCGACGGGGTGCCGCACCGGGTCCTGCGCACCCCGTTCGTCGACTCCCTGGAGCGGTCCGGCCGCCTGGCGACGCTGATCCGCTCGGTGCGGAACGCCGCCGCGTTCCGCCGCGAGTCCGGCATGTCCTGGCCGGATCTGCTGCGGGCCGGCCGGACCCAGTCGTTGCTGGCCGCGAACACGCCGGCCATGCTGCGCGCGTCGATGGTGGAGGGCCGGCTCTCCGCCGGAGTGATGTCGGCCGGCCAGGTGACCGGTCTGATCGACGACCTGCCGTCCTGCGCCGACCTGATCGACCGGGTCATGGCCGAGGCCGACGCCCGGCTGGCCGCCCTCAACAGCGTTCGAGGACGGTGA
- a CDS encoding CoA-transferase subunit beta, with product MSRADVCVVACAEAWRGDGAVLASTTGLIPRLGAQLAQLTFAPALLLTDGEATLLHGGEPEGWLPYRAVFGVVAAGTRHVMMGASQLDRFGNQNISCVGDWHRPTRQLLGVRGAPGNTINHTTSYWVPRHEPRVFVEHVDMVSGIGHDRGAAEIRVVVTNLAVLDFATPDRSMRLRSTHPGVSVAEVLAATGFPLAVPGEVPVTREPTPAELEIIDRLDPAGRR from the coding sequence ATGAGCCGCGCCGACGTCTGCGTGGTGGCGTGCGCCGAGGCGTGGCGCGGCGACGGCGCGGTGCTGGCGTCCACGACCGGCCTGATCCCCCGGCTCGGCGCGCAGCTCGCCCAGCTCACCTTCGCACCCGCGCTGCTGCTCACCGACGGTGAGGCCACGCTGCTGCACGGCGGCGAGCCGGAGGGGTGGCTGCCCTATCGCGCGGTGTTCGGGGTGGTGGCGGCCGGCACCCGGCACGTGATGATGGGCGCGAGCCAGCTCGACCGCTTCGGCAACCAGAACATCTCCTGTGTGGGCGACTGGCATCGGCCCACCCGGCAGCTGCTCGGCGTCCGCGGCGCGCCGGGCAACACGATCAACCACACGACCAGCTACTGGGTGCCTCGCCACGAGCCGCGGGTCTTCGTCGAACACGTCGACATGGTGTCCGGGATCGGTCACGACCGTGGCGCCGCCGAGATCCGCGTGGTGGTGACGAACCTGGCGGTGCTCGACTTCGCCACCCCGGACCGGTCGATGCGGCTGCGCTCGACGCACCCCGGGGTGTCGGTCGCCGAAGTGCTGGCCGCGACCGGCTTCCCGCTGGCCGTGCCGGGCGAGGTGCCCGTCACGCGGGAGCCGACCCCGGCCGAGCTGGAGATCATCGACAGGCTCGACCCGGCCGGCCGCCGATGA
- a CDS encoding CoA transferase subunit A: MTVVGVDDVVAELRDGMTVGVGGWGSRRKPMALIRAICRAGLRDLTVVSFGGPDVGLLVASGCVRRVVTGFVSLDSIPLEPHFRRAREQGTIELTEYDEGMLHWGLLAAANRLPFLPIRAGLGSDVMRVNPELRTVRSPYADGGDLVAMPAVTLDAALVHLHRADRRGNARYLGPDPYFDDLFCLAARRRFVSCERLVSTAELIAAGPPQGLLLNRMMVDAVVETPHGAHFTSCVPDYDRDESFQREYATADWATFRAAYLDGDEEHYQKAVAAR; this comes from the coding sequence ATGACGGTGGTGGGCGTCGACGACGTGGTCGCCGAGCTCCGCGACGGGATGACCGTCGGCGTCGGCGGCTGGGGGTCGCGCCGCAAGCCGATGGCGCTGATCCGGGCGATCTGCCGGGCCGGGCTGCGCGACCTGACGGTGGTCTCGTTCGGCGGGCCGGACGTGGGGCTGCTGGTCGCGTCCGGCTGCGTGCGGCGGGTGGTCACCGGGTTCGTGTCGCTCGACAGCATCCCGCTCGAGCCGCACTTCCGGCGGGCCCGCGAGCAGGGCACCATCGAGCTGACCGAGTACGACGAGGGCATGCTGCACTGGGGCCTGCTCGCCGCGGCGAACCGGCTGCCGTTCCTGCCGATCCGGGCGGGGCTGGGCTCCGACGTGATGCGCGTCAACCCCGAGCTGCGGACGGTGCGGTCGCCGTACGCCGATGGTGGCGATCTGGTGGCGATGCCCGCCGTGACGCTGGACGCGGCCCTGGTGCATCTGCATCGCGCCGACCGGCGCGGCAACGCGCGGTATCTCGGCCCGGACCCCTATTTCGACGACCTGTTCTGCCTGGCCGCCCGGCGCCGGTTCGTCTCCTGCGAGCGGCTGGTCAGCACCGCGGAGCTGATCGCGGCGGGGCCGCCGCAGGGCCTGCTGCTGAACCGGATGATGGTCGACGCGGTGGTGGAGACGCCGCACGGCGCGCACTTCACCAGCTGTGTCCCCGACTACGACCGCGACGAGTCCTTCCAGCGGGAGTACGCGACCGCCGACTGGGCGACGTTCCGGGCCGCCTACCTGGACGGCGACGAGGAGCATTACCAGAAAGCGGTGGCCGCGCGATGA
- a CDS encoding enoyl-CoA hydratase family protein produces the protein MGENPIAEVVIDFPPVNAVPAAGWQSLADSIIAAGADPATRVVVLSARGRGFCAGVDIKEMRRDTSHETLLAANRGCAAAFAAVYDCPVPVIAAVHGFCLGGGVGLAGNADLIVAADDATFGLPEVDRGALGAATHLARLVPPQLMRAMVYTCRPVTAAALHRFGTVHEVVPAAELPAAARAVADAIAAKDPVVIRRAKESLNGIDPVDVKRSYRFEQGFTFELNLAGAGDRARQRFEEGR, from the coding sequence ATGGGCGAAAACCCGATCGCCGAGGTGGTGATCGACTTCCCGCCGGTCAACGCGGTGCCCGCGGCCGGCTGGCAGTCCCTCGCCGACTCGATCATCGCGGCCGGAGCGGACCCGGCGACCCGGGTCGTGGTGCTGTCCGCGCGCGGCCGCGGCTTCTGCGCCGGTGTCGACATCAAGGAGATGCGGCGTGACACGAGCCACGAGACGCTGCTCGCGGCCAACCGGGGCTGCGCCGCCGCGTTCGCCGCGGTCTACGACTGCCCGGTCCCGGTGATCGCCGCCGTGCACGGCTTCTGCCTCGGCGGCGGCGTCGGCCTGGCCGGCAACGCCGACCTGATCGTGGCGGCCGACGACGCCACGTTCGGCCTGCCCGAAGTCGACCGGGGTGCCCTCGGCGCGGCCACCCACCTGGCCCGCCTGGTGCCGCCGCAGCTGATGCGGGCGATGGTCTACACCTGCCGCCCGGTCACCGCCGCCGCCCTGCACCGCTTCGGCACCGTCCACGAGGTGGTGCCGGCCGCCGAGCTGCCGGCGGCGGCGCGAGCCGTGGCCGACGCGATCGCGGCCAAGGACCCGGTGGTGATCCGCCGGGCCAAGGAGTCGCTCAACGGCATCGACCCGGTCGACGTGAAGCGGTCGTACCGGTTCGAGCAGGGTTTCACCTTCGAGCTCAACCTCGCCGGGGCCGGCGACCGCGCCCGGCAGCGGTTCGAGGAGGGGCGATGA
- a CDS encoding SDR family oxidoreductase: protein MDPLDFTGRGVVVTGGTRGIGAAIASAFLAAGARVLVCGRGSYTGPADFLRADVRDPEQAAALVAAARGRLDVLVNNAGGAPPVPAAAASPRLHAKIVELNLIAPLHVSQAANAVMQQQPGGGVILMVGSVSGTRPSPGTAAYGAAKAGLHHLATSLAAEWAPAVRVNCVVPGPVAGLLDPEAVARTVPMGRPATPEDVAGVCLMLASPLASYVTGASIAVHGGGEWPGYLADPRDAAYRAQK from the coding sequence ATGGATCCACTGGACTTCACCGGCCGCGGTGTGGTCGTCACCGGCGGGACCCGGGGGATCGGCGCCGCCATCGCGTCGGCCTTTCTCGCGGCCGGGGCGCGAGTGCTGGTCTGCGGCCGCGGCTCCTACACGGGGCCGGCCGACTTCCTGCGCGCCGACGTCCGCGATCCCGAGCAGGCGGCCGCCCTGGTGGCCGCCGCCCGGGGCCGCCTCGACGTCCTGGTGAACAACGCGGGCGGCGCCCCGCCGGTGCCGGCCGCGGCGGCCTCGCCCCGCCTGCACGCGAAGATCGTCGAGCTCAATCTGATCGCCCCGCTGCACGTCTCGCAGGCGGCCAACGCGGTGATGCAACAGCAGCCGGGCGGCGGCGTGATCCTGATGGTGGGCAGCGTCAGCGGCACCCGTCCGTCGCCGGGCACCGCCGCCTACGGCGCGGCCAAGGCGGGCCTGCACCACCTCGCGACGAGTCTCGCCGCCGAGTGGGCCCCGGCCGTACGGGTCAACTGCGTCGTCCCCGGACCGGTCGCCGGCCTGCTCGACCCCGAGGCGGTGGCGCGCACCGTGCCCATGGGACGGCCGGCCACGCCGGAGGACGTCGCCGGTGTCTGCCTGATGCTGGCCTCGCCGCTGGCCTCCTACGTGACCGGGGCATCGATAGCGGTGCACGGCGGCGGCGAGTGGCCGGGGTACCTGGCGGACCCGCGCGATGCGGCGTACCGTGCGCAGAAATAG
- a CDS encoding aldehyde dehydrogenase family protein, with amino-acid sequence MVLSIKTRRDAVGLATGELLIGGSWRAAADGRTWTHRHPATGEQVGDFAVASPADVDAAVRAARQAFDEGSWPRSRAKQRITVLRRAAELIRAHTDELRTLQALDNGVPLTFGDEYAMSIECVADVFDHHAGWVDKLAGETLPGYQGGDHLVMTLREPVGVVAAVVPWNGPLLLAAQKVAPALAAGCTVVLKPSEFATFAALRLARLLEEAGLPPGVLNVVTGPGDPTGEALITHPRIDKITFTGSRAVGKRVLAAASERMTRVSLELGGKSPSIVFPDAEVYAAATLTMGTVTLGLSGQACVAHSRALVHRDVYDEFLAIAEGMTTLVTYGDPFDPAVTAAPLINERQLTRVLGYIERGQAEGARLVCGGGRPDGELSAGNFVAPAVFADVANSATIAQEEIFGPVLAVVPFTDEEEAIRLANDTSYGLAATVYTSDVKRAIRMARAVRAGTVGINGYQLEPHVAFGGFGQSGLGREGGRTAIEAYTEVKTVLIPTGDEMM; translated from the coding sequence ATGGTTCTCTCGATCAAGACCAGGCGGGACGCGGTCGGACTGGCGACCGGTGAGCTGCTGATCGGCGGCTCCTGGCGGGCCGCGGCCGACGGGCGGACCTGGACCCACCGGCACCCGGCGACGGGGGAGCAGGTGGGCGACTTCGCGGTGGCCTCCCCGGCCGATGTGGACGCGGCGGTGCGCGCCGCCCGGCAGGCGTTCGACGAGGGCTCGTGGCCGCGCTCGCGGGCCAAGCAGCGGATCACCGTGTTGCGCCGGGCCGCCGAGCTGATCCGCGCACACACCGACGAGCTGCGCACCCTGCAGGCGCTCGACAACGGCGTGCCACTGACCTTCGGCGACGAGTACGCGATGTCGATCGAGTGCGTCGCCGACGTCTTCGACCACCACGCCGGCTGGGTCGACAAGCTGGCCGGCGAGACGCTGCCCGGCTACCAGGGCGGCGACCACCTGGTGATGACCCTGCGCGAGCCGGTCGGCGTGGTCGCCGCCGTGGTGCCGTGGAACGGGCCGCTGCTGCTCGCCGCGCAGAAGGTCGCACCGGCCCTGGCAGCCGGCTGCACCGTCGTGCTCAAGCCGTCGGAGTTCGCCACGTTCGCGGCGCTGCGCCTGGCGAGACTCCTGGAGGAGGCCGGGCTGCCGCCGGGCGTGCTGAACGTGGTGACCGGGCCGGGCGACCCGACCGGCGAGGCGCTGATCACCCACCCGCGGATCGACAAGATCACCTTCACCGGCAGCCGGGCCGTCGGCAAGCGGGTGCTGGCCGCCGCGTCCGAGCGGATGACCCGGGTCAGCCTCGAACTCGGCGGCAAGAGCCCGTCGATCGTCTTCCCGGACGCCGAGGTCTACGCGGCAGCCACGCTCACCATGGGCACCGTGACGCTCGGCCTGTCCGGCCAGGCGTGCGTGGCGCACTCCCGGGCCTTGGTCCACCGGGACGTGTACGACGAGTTCCTGGCCATCGCCGAGGGCATGACCACGCTGGTCACCTACGGCGACCCGTTCGACCCGGCGGTCACCGCCGCCCCGCTGATCAACGAGCGGCAGCTGACCCGGGTGCTCGGCTACATCGAGCGCGGGCAGGCCGAGGGCGCCCGGCTGGTGTGCGGCGGCGGCCGCCCGGACGGTGAGCTGTCGGCCGGCAACTTCGTCGCGCCGGCCGTCTTCGCCGACGTCGCCAACAGCGCCACCATCGCCCAGGAGGAGATCTTCGGGCCGGTGCTGGCGGTGGTGCCGTTCACCGACGAGGAGGAGGCGATCCGGCTGGCCAACGACACCTCGTACGGCCTGGCCGCCACCGTTTACACCTCGGACGTGAAACGCGCGATCCGGATGGCCCGGGCAGTCCGCGCCGGGACGGTCGGCATCAACGGCTACCAGCTGGAGCCGCACGTGGCGTTCGGCGGGTTCGGGCAGTCCGGGCTCGGGCGCGAGGGCGGGCGCACCGCGATCGAGGCGTACACCGAGGTCAAGACGGTGCTGATCCCGACCGGCGACGAGATGATGTGA